One segment of Anopheles stephensi strain Indian chromosome 3, UCI_ANSTEP_V1.0, whole genome shotgun sequence DNA contains the following:
- the LOC118511271 gene encoding uncharacterized protein LOC118511271 has product MHIRYKNAKLSMYNNSNGNVEHADSSKEDAAPSDRKSVVKTDDKARDADGKEASVEEAVQEEEEEEEIETLEPTQGDADETEEIITETLEKDDAEALEDAEAEEVDGVKAKQMEQEESDAEDDKKITIEILKPGHDEKEMVANVSREEKPSVELDMCRVCMGTEELSDIFQLEGPVRVSDIIMKVCTNIRITARDHLPHKICERCLGQVRIVNEFKNRCEASDKELRKNLKRSANKSRRQSDFIVVNCPMSDSDKEDDEPVDDDEYKVSQSEVESEPATSDDSFSPPNKRKRTPKRRGRIPGSGRRGRPGRKPKNMVTSTPAPLGTFTPKRGPGRPPKYPKTSSLSNIVYIEAPEDSSSSGEEEESKRKRRKRGDNPCPKCDEVLPSQLALKQHLKIHPGDRFDCDRCALFFRTERALNNHIERHKKADRIREEKRKEREQRMEQRSRHTPKSSDADKSKLTTSQGSSTAERKKKSETSGVSSGRDLFKCVAPLTSTYWSDSFSD; this is encoded by the coding sequence ATGCACATTCGCTACAAAAACGCAAAATTAAGCATGTATAACAACTCGAATGGTAACGTCGAGCATGCCGACTCCAGTAAAGAGGACGCTGCACCATCCGACAGGAAAAGCGTGGTGAAAACGGATGATAAAGCGCGGGATGCCGACGGTAAGGAAGCCTCGGTTGAAGAAGCTGTgcaggaggaggaagaagaagaagagatagaGACATTAGAACCCACACAAGGTGACGCCGATGAGACCGAGGAAATTATCACAGAAACGCTGGAGAAGGATGACGCGGAAGCTCTGGAAGACGCGGAAGCAGAGGAGGTGGACGGTGTGAAGGCGAAACAGATGGAGCAAGAGGAATCCGACGCGGAGGACGATAAAAAGATCACTATCGAAATCCTAAAGCCCGGCCACGATGAAAAGGAGATGGTGGCAAACGTTTCGCGCGAAGAGAAACCCTCGGTCGAGCTGGACATGTGCCGGGTGTGTATGGGGACGGAGGAGCTTTCGGACATTTTCCAGCTCGAAGGGCCGGTGCGCGTCAGCGACATCATCATGAAGGTGTGTACCAACATTCGCATTACGGCGCGCGATCATTTGCCGCACAAGATTTGTGAACGGTGCCTGGGACAGGTGCGCATCGTGAACGAGTTTAAGAACCGGTGTGAGGCATCGGATAAGGAGCTGCGAAAGAACTTGAAGCGAAGCGCCAACAAAAGCCGCCGGCAAAGTGATTTCATTGTGGTGAACTGTCCGATGTCGGATTCGGATAAGGAGGACGATGAGCCGGTGGATGACGACGAGTACAAGGTGTCACAATCGGAGGTGGAATCGGAACCGGCCACTTCGGATGACAGCTTCTCGCCACCCAACAAACGGAAACGCACGCCGAAGAGAAGGGGCCGCATTCCGGGCTCGGGTCGTCGGGGTAGACCGGGCCGTAAGCCCAAGAACATGGTCACCAGTACCCCGGCGCCCCTTGGGACGTTTACGCCGAAGCGCGGCCCGGGCAGGCCTCCGAAGTATCCGAAAACTTCGAGCCTATCGAACATCGTGTACATAGAGGCACCGGAGGACAGTTCCAGCTCGGGCGAGGAAGAAGAGAGCAAGCGCAAACGGCGGAAGCGTGGCGACAATCCGTGTCCCAAGTGTGATGAGGTCCTGCCCAGTCAGCTTGCTTTGAAACAGCACTTGAAAATCCATCCCGGCGATCGGTTCGACTGTGACCGTTGCGCACTGTTCTTCCGGACGGAGCGGGCCCTTAATAACCACATCGAGCGGCACAAAAAGGCGGACCGGATTCGAGAAGAGAAGCGCAAGGAACGCGAACAGCGCATGGAGCAGCGTTCGCGACACACGCCAAAATCTTCAGACGCGGACAAGTCGAAGCTGACGACTTCGCAAGGTTCGTCCACGGCGGAGCGGAAGAAGAAATCGGAAACGTCCGGCGTCAGCAGTGGGAGGGATCTGTTCAAGTGCGTAGCACCGCTGACGTCCACCTACTGGAGCGATAGTTTCTCCGACTAA
- the LOC118511273 gene encoding probable chitinase 10: MKLVCVVLGLICITTAAAQQNLVCYYDNRAATYSTPTFPSNLSPTNCTHYVYDGVGVTAQGDIRILSSYDTSSGFDEFQSLRRSSDAKLYVLLTSDRDGGKNLTNAISGRSEKLVNNVAIFLEQYNFDGVEIDRRTNDFDKGALARFVNRLRSRLYMINKQLSVSVSPQFTDAYDITSLSLYADMINLHAYNFTSNNAVVANLAPLFSSTPNNVVSVNSTVTAWLAAGARRNKMNIVLATYARSYVLAAEDQRAVGARSTGPGEAGPNTKRAGILARYEICNALSEYGSVSDSVTATTYYFKGKNWISIETEDTLAQKLTYVLDNTLAGVGIASLDLDDVSNTCGTGAFLVMELARLYFGTGQ; the protein is encoded by the exons ATGAAGCTCGTATGTGTGGTTCTCGGTTTAATCTGCATAACAACAGCGGCCGCGCAACAGA ATCTCGTGTGCTATTACGACAACCGGGCGGCCACCTACAGCACGCCAACGTTTCCGAGCAACCTCAGCCCAACAAATTGCACTCATTACGTTTACGATGGGGTTGGTGTGACGGCCCAGGGCGATATACGCATATTGAGCAGCTACGACACCTCAT CTGGATTTGACGAGTTTCAGAGCCTTCGCCGAAGCTCGGATGCCAAGCTGTATGTGCTGCTTACCTCGGATCGTGACGGCGGCAAGAACTTGACCAAC GCCATCTCGGGACGCAGTGAAAAGTTGGTGAACAATGTCGCCATCTTTCTGGAACAGTACAACTTTGATGGCGTGGAAATTGACCGACGCACCAATGATTTCGATAAG GGTGCGTTGGCCCGATTCGTCAACAGGCTCCGGTCGAGGCTGTACATGATTAACAAGCAACTGTCCGTGTCCGTTTCGCCACAGTTCACCGATGCGTACGATATCACTTCGCTAAGCTT GTACGCAGATATGATAAATCTTCACGCCTACAATTTCACCAGCAACAACGCCGTCGTCGCTAATCTTGCCCCACTGTTTTCGAGCACTCCGAACAATGTCGTCAGTGTG AACTCGACGGTTACGGCTTGGCTGGCGGCTGGTGCCCGCAGGAACAAAATGAATATCGTGCTGGCCACTTACGCCCGCTCGTACGTCCTGGCAGCGGAGGATCAGCGGGCTGTGGGAGCTCGCAGCACCGGGCCCGGGGAAGCTGGGCCTAACACGAAACGGGCCGGCATTCTGGCCCGGTACGAGATTTGCAACGCGCTCAGTGAGTACGGTTCCGTGAGCGATAGTGTCACGGCTACCACGTACTACTTCAAAGGCAAAAATTGGATCTCCATCGAAACGGAGGACACGCTGGCGCAAAAGTTAACCTATGTGCTCGATAACACGCTGGCCGGTGTCGGTATCGCCTCACTCGATCTGGACGATGTGAGCAATACGTGCGGCACCGGAGCTTTCCTTGTAATGGAGCTTGCCCGCCTGTACTTTGGAACTGGCCAGTAG